Proteins encoded within one genomic window of Polypterus senegalus isolate Bchr_013 chromosome 6, ASM1683550v1, whole genome shotgun sequence:
- the pjvk gene encoding pejvakin isoform X1 — protein sequence MFAAATKNFVKQVGDTGRLIPVPSLSEADRYQPLSLVIKRKRCRLWKKMKYSSTPFSLKDILVGEKDISAGVSSYQLLNYEDKSDVALNGRLGNDLINDVGFNITGSDSVAVKASFGIVTKHEVEVPTLLRELSTRKADLEHCLIRQLKSSGRAVLCVVMESIRTTRQCSLTVHAGMRGKTMRFQIDDGRSHKGRDKAIIIPAHTTIAFSVFEVFVRLDGRFELCVTSESSGGFEKEQIREQLGGFLGRFSVGRLRRFLSGIIYGNPFRADDRTFEEVANSDTYLDDLVADYYEKATSLTDISTGYLRDGAHTRINLLNHNIPKGPCALCGMGSLRRETVYGCLECTFNGLKYVRLHAVPCFDLWHKRHA from the exons ATGTTTGCGGCAGCGACTAAGAACTTTGTGAAGCAGGTGGGGGATACGGGGCGGCTGATCCCCGTGCCGAGTCTGAGCGAGGCCGACCGCTACCAGCCGCTGAGCCTGGTGATCAAGAGGAAGCGGTGCAGGCTATGGAAGAAGATGAAATACTCCTCGACGCCGTTCAGCCTGAAGGACATACTGGTGGGGGAGAAAGACATATCAGCAG GTGTTTCTTCTTACCAGCTGCTCAACTATGAGGACAAGTCGGATGTCGCCTTGAATGGCAGGCTGGGAAACGACCTCATCAACGACGTTGGCTTCAACATCACCGGCTCCGACTCTGTGGCTGTCAAAGCCTCCTTTGGAATTGTGACGAAGCATGAGGTGGAGGTGCCCACCCTGCTGAGGGAGCTGAGCACACG GAAAGCGGACCTCGAGCACTGCCTGATCCGACAGCTAAAGAGCAGCGGCCGTGCTGTGCTGTGTGTCGTCATGGAGAGCATCCGCACAACCCGCCAGTGCTCCCTGACTGTCCATGCTGGCATGCGAGGGAAAACCATGAGG TTTCAGATTGACGACGGGCGAAGCCATAAAGGTCGTGACAAAGCCATCATCATCCCCGCCCACACCACCATCGCCTTCAGTGTCTTTGAGGTTTTTGTGCGACTGGATGGACGCTTTG AGCTTTGTGTCACATCCGAGTCGAGTGGGGGCTTTGAAAAGGAGCAAATCCGGGAGCAGCTTGGAGGATTTCTCGGCAGATTTTCTGTTGGCAGGCTGAGGAGATTTTTATCGGGGATCATTTATGGAAACCCCTTCCGAGCAG ATGACAGGACATTTGAAGAAGTGGCAAACTCCGACACCTACCTGGATGACCTGGTGGCCGACTACTACGAGAAGGCAACGAGCCTGACGGACATTTCCACCGGCTACCTGCGTGACGGAGCTCACACCCGCATCAACCTGCTCAACCACAACATTCCCAAAGGACCGTGTGCCCTGTGCGGGATGGGGAGCCTTCGGCGGGAGACCGTCTACGGGTGCCTGGAGTGCACCTTCAATGGGCTCAAATACGTCAGGCTGCATGCGGTGCCCTGCTTTGACCTGTGGCATAAACGCCATGCCTGA
- the pjvk gene encoding pejvakin isoform X2, giving the protein MFAAATKNFVKQVGDTGRLIPVPSLSEADRYQPLSLVIKRKRCRLWKKMKYSSTPFSLKDILVGEKDISAGVSSYQLLNYEDKSDVALNGRLGNDLINDVGFNITGSDSVAVKASFGIVTKHEVEVPTLLRELSTRKADLEHCLIRQLKSSGRAVLCVVMESIRTTRQCSLTVHAGMRGKTMRFQIDDGRSHKGRDKAIIIPAHTTIAFSVFEVFVRLDGRFELCVTSESSGGFEKEQTATSHMLCLFLFLSFCADDRTFEEVANSDTYLDDLVADYYEKATSLTDISTGYLRDGAHTRINLLNHNIPKGPCALCGMGSLRRETVYGCLECTFNGLKYVRLHAVPCFDLWHKRHA; this is encoded by the exons ATGTTTGCGGCAGCGACTAAGAACTTTGTGAAGCAGGTGGGGGATACGGGGCGGCTGATCCCCGTGCCGAGTCTGAGCGAGGCCGACCGCTACCAGCCGCTGAGCCTGGTGATCAAGAGGAAGCGGTGCAGGCTATGGAAGAAGATGAAATACTCCTCGACGCCGTTCAGCCTGAAGGACATACTGGTGGGGGAGAAAGACATATCAGCAG GTGTTTCTTCTTACCAGCTGCTCAACTATGAGGACAAGTCGGATGTCGCCTTGAATGGCAGGCTGGGAAACGACCTCATCAACGACGTTGGCTTCAACATCACCGGCTCCGACTCTGTGGCTGTCAAAGCCTCCTTTGGAATTGTGACGAAGCATGAGGTGGAGGTGCCCACCCTGCTGAGGGAGCTGAGCACACG GAAAGCGGACCTCGAGCACTGCCTGATCCGACAGCTAAAGAGCAGCGGCCGTGCTGTGCTGTGTGTCGTCATGGAGAGCATCCGCACAACCCGCCAGTGCTCCCTGACTGTCCATGCTGGCATGCGAGGGAAAACCATGAGG TTTCAGATTGACGACGGGCGAAGCCATAAAGGTCGTGACAAAGCCATCATCATCCCCGCCCACACCACCATCGCCTTCAGTGTCTTTGAGGTTTTTGTGCGACTGGATGGACGCTTTG AGCTTTGTGTCACATCCGAGTCGAGTGGGGGCTTTGAAAAGGA GCAGACA GCCACCAGCCACATGCtctgcctctttctctttctgtctttctgtgCAGATGACAGGACATTTGAAGAAGTGGCAAACTCCGACACCTACCTGGATGACCTGGTGGCCGACTACTACGAGAAGGCAACGAGCCTGACGGACATTTCCACCGGCTACCTGCGTGACGGAGCTCACACCCGCATCAACCTGCTCAACCACAACATTCCCAAAGGACCGTGTGCCCTGTGCGGGATGGGGAGCCTTCGGCGGGAGACCGTCTACGGGTGCCTGGAGTGCACCTTCAATGGGCTCAAATACGTCAGGCTGCATGCGGTGCCCTGCTTTGACCTGTGGCATAAACGCCATGCCTGA